The segment TGACTGAAACTACCGGTAACTATACCGTTCTGGCGCGCCGCTTCCGTCCACAGGCATTTGACGAAGTCATCGGACAGGAACACGTCGCCCAGGCGCTGAAGAATGCGATCAAAGCGGGGCGTGTGGCGCATGCCTACCTCTTTACAGGAGCACGAGGAGTCGGAAAGACTTCGACAGCTCGAATTCTGGCAAAGACACTCAACTGTCCCAATTCGCACGAAGGCAATCCGTGTAATAAATGCGAAATTTGCCTGGGTATCTCGGAAGGGCGGGATGTCGACATTCTGGAAATCGACGGTGCCTCCAACCGCGGGATCGATGATATCCGGATGCTCCGCGCGAATGTGAACGTGAAGTCGATGCGGACGAAATACAAGATTTACATCATCGACGAAGTTCACATGCTGACCAAGGAAGCATTTAATGCGCTGCTCAAAACGCTGGAAGAACCACCCCCCGGTGTAAAGTTCATCTTTTGTACGACAGAACCTCAAAAGCTGCCTGATACGATTCTCTCCCGGTGCCAGCGATTTGATTTCAGTACTATTGAGACAGACAATATCAGCCATCGCTTAAAGCAAATCGCGAAGGCGGAAGGTTTTGAAGTCTCGGATGATGCCGTGTCTCTCGTCGCTCGTCGGGCGGCAGGGTCGATGCGGGACAGTCAGTCATTGTTCGATCAACTGCTTGCCTTCGGTGGCGAGCATATCACTGCTGCCGATGTGCATCGTCTATTGGGAACGGCGGATGACGAACGACTCACGACTCTGGCGGACGCCCTTATTAAACGGGAACGCCGCGAGGTTCTGGAACTGCTCGACTCGGCTTTGTCAGCCGGAGTGCAGTTGTCCGAGTTCGTCGACCAGTTGCTCAACTACATGCGTGACCTGATGGTGCTCGCGTCTCATGCGGATGCCGTCTCACTGTTGAGTGTGTCGAGTTCCTATCGCTCGCTGTTACAGAAACAAGCCCAACAGTGGGGACTGCGGACGGTGGTGGCCGGATTGGAAATTCTGGCGGAAACCAAAAGCCGAATGTTCCGCGCATCACATGCACGCTCGTTGGTGGAGTTGGCTCTCGTTCGCATGACGATGCTCCAGGATCTCCAGCAGATGGAGACGATTATCAACCTGCTGCAAGGAGGCAAAGTTGCCCCAGTGACTCTCGGAACAGGGGGGGCTTCGCCCTCAACAGAAAAAAAAAATGACACAGCAGACGTAGTACCCGCCAACATCGCTCCGCCAGACACAGTTCCAGTAGAAGAGGCTTTAGTAGAGGTGCTTCCCACTGAAGAGGCTCTAGCTGAAGCCGTTTCAGCAGAAGCAGTTCCGAACGTGGTCGAAGCGCCCCCAATCTCTGAAGAGGAAGTTCGTCAGGAGTCGGTGTCAGTCCCGGAGACCCCACCTGTCGTTGAAGATCAGGTGCCAGAAATTGTTCAACTAGAAGAACAGCAGTTAACCGCAGTGCAGAACGTGGAAGAGGGGCCTGAATTGTCGGTGGTTTCTCAAGAGGAAGCGACCGAGACAGCCGTTACCAGAGAAATTGAAACCTCGGCTCCGTTTGTCGCTGACAACCTGGAGCCAAGTCAGAGCAGCGAGCCCGCTCCTGCCGCAGAGCCGGAAACGGTTTTGGAAGTTACCCCCGGTAGTGAACCGGATATTTTCTCTCAACTCGTTTCAGCCCCGGAAGTTAAGGGTTTGCCTCAGTTGAAATCCTTAAGTGGCTTAGCAATTTCCGGGCCAAATCGACTGGATTTAATCTATCCTGCGAAGTATGATTTTCTACGTCAGTCGCTTTCGCGTCAGGACTCAGTCGTTCTGATTCAGGAAACGCTTTCGAGAATTACGGGGCAGGATATTCGTATCGATTTTCAGCCCTCGCAGGACACGGAAACAAGTGGGGACGAGACTGCGATCTCTAAAGCCCCCAGGCCCAAAGCACCCGCTTTACGGCCTGTTGCCGTCGACCTGAGTAATATCGAGGACGAATTCGTTAAGGCGGCGGTTCAGATATTTGGCAGCACTTCTATTAACGTACAGAAGATGCTGTCAGATTCCTGATCACGTAGATTCTAACTTTGTGTGGATTAAAACTGAAACCGGTCCGCCGTTTGCCACAGACTCAGAATGCTGTGTTGATTGTTAATCAGGCACCGTTTTTACAATATATTGGACTCTTATCATCGATAAGGAGGAGTCGTATGTTCAAAGGTCTAGGAAATATGGCCGGGATGGTCAAACAGGTCCAGGAGATGCAGGGCCGTATGAAGGAGATGCAGGAAAACCTCTCCAAAATGCGTGTGACTGCTACGGCAGGTGGCGACTTGGTGAAAGCCGAAGTCACTGGCGAAATGAAATTAACGTTGATCGAAATTGACCCCTCGCTGATAGAGTCGGGTGATAAAGAAATGATCGAAGACCTGGTGGTCGCCGCGACGAACCTGGCGGTGGAAAAAATGAAAGCAACTCATCAGGAAGAGATGTCAAAAGTCACAGGTGGCATGGATATGCCCGGAATGGGGGATGCACTTTCTCAGTTTGGATTGAAATAAATTCAATAGAGAACCAGATCAGAAATATTGATCAAAATTCCTCGTTCCGTTTTATGACAGAAATAGGTTGGTCGTAGAGTTCTGAAATCAGATAGCTTTCAGGACTCGAACACGAATGATGTTCGCGATGAACCAGACTGTTTGTTTTGCTTCGTTATCTTTGAGTGGGATCCCGTTGTGGCGAAAAATGTACATCAAATTGCGCATCCTTACGGACCTGCGGTCAGCCGGTTGATTGAACAATTTGCTTCTCTCCCGGGAATCGGTAGGAAGTCGGCGGAACGCTTGGCGTATCACATGATCTCTTGCTCGAAACGCGAAGCGCTGGAACTTGCGAATGCGATTCAACAGGTCAAAGAACAGATAAGTCCATGTCAGCAATGCTTTAATCTGACGGACCGCGATATCTGTGAGATCTGTCGGGATACCCGTCGAATGCAGGATCTCGTTTGTGTGGTAGAGCAACCCAAAGATGTATTAGCGCTGGAAGGGGCGACGATCTTCAACGGGACCTATCATGTTCTGCAGGGACGAATTTCTCCGCTGGAAGGAATCGGTCCGGAAAATCTCACCATCAATGCACTGGTTAAACGGGTTCGTCAGCAGGGGATTAAAGAGATTGTCATGGCAACCAACCCTACTGTTGAGGGGGATGGAACGGCCCTGTTCATCTCGAATCTGTTGGAACCCGAAAACGTAAAAGTGACCCGATTGGCGCGTGGCATTGCCTCAGGGTCTGTTTTAGAATTTGCCAACAAAGAAATGCTGGCGGACGCTTTACGCGGACGACGGGATTTCTCTTTTTAACTTAACTCTCTGTTTTTGAACGTCTCCTCTCCACTTTAATTTATAGCTCCTCATTACCTCTGTTTCTTCGTCGGCAATTTTTCGGACTAGTACACGCATATGCATCTGAGCCATTCACAACAGATGAAGATGGACCAGCAAATGAAGCTGGCCCCTCGCATGATCCAGTCAATGGAGATACTGCAGTTGCCCTTAATGGCGCTACAGGAACGGATTGAGCAGGAACTGGAAGAGAACGTCGTCCTCGAACAGCTGCAGGACGATCCGGAAAATCGCTCCGAAACCGAAGTCGAAGTTGAACGCGAAAAAGCACAAGACTCGGAGCATGACACCGAGCTACTTTCCGAGCGGGAACTCCTGGTCGATAACGATCATAATAACGAAGCCGATTTCGAACGGCTCATGGAGATGTCTCAGGAATGGTCGGAAGATAACAGTCCCTCCGGTTCACGAGTTTCGTCCAACCGTATGGACGACATATCCGATCGGCAACACGATGCCATTGCCAACCTGACTGAACAGGCCGACACATTACAAGAATACCTGCTGGAGCAATTCTCCTTTTTTGAATGTGATGATGAACTGCGAGAGTTCGGTGAATACCTGATTCAGAACCTGGACAAGAACGGTCGCCTGCAAAGTTCCCTGGCGGAGATTTCCCAGGTCTACGGTCGGATCATCGACATTGAACGCGCGGAAGAGGCCCTGCAACTGATCCAGAAACTCGACCCACCTGGTGTGGGAGCGAGAAATGTGAAAGAGTGCCTGCTATTACAACTCACTGATGAAACCCCATTTCGTGATGTGCTGGTGACCTTGATTACCGAACACTTCGAGGACATGGGCAAGAACCGCTTGCCGGTGATTACTCGCAAGACAGGTTACTCGATTGAGCTGATCAAAGCGGCGGAAGAAGAATTACGCAAACTGAATCCCTTTCCCGGTCGGGGTTACGAAGAAGTCTCGGTTCAACGTGTCACTGCAGACCTTAAGGTCGAGCAAGACGACGACGGTAAGTGGACTGTTGAGCTGATCGATGAGTACATCCCGGAACTCCGGATCAGCCCTCGCTACATTCGGATGATGCAGAACAATCCTGATGCTGAAACGAAAGCGTTCATCAAGAAAAAAGTAGAATCAGCAACGTGGTTAATTGAGTCCATCGAGCAACGGTATGGAACGATCAAAGCCGTGGCTCAGGCGATCATCGATCACCAGTCTGATTTTCTGGAGAATGGTCCCCAGAGCATCGTTCCTCTCAAGATGCAGCAGATTGCGGATGTCGTCGGACGGCATGTGACAACCGTGTCCCGCGCTGTGGATGACAAATGGATCCAGACCCCACGTGGCTTGTATCCGCTGAAGCGTTTCTTCGGTGGCGGGACCACCACGGCCGATGGAGAAGAAGTCGCCTGGGAGAACATTCGTCGCAAGCTGAAAGAAGTAATCGACGGTGAAGACAAACAAAGCCCACTCAGCGACGACGCCCTGGTCGATGCCCTCGCCAAAGAAGGATTGACCCTCGCCCGCCGTACCGTCACGAAGTACCGCAAAAAAATGGGCATTCCATCGTCACGGGAACGCCGCGAGTATTAAGGCAACACCGCGAGGACATTTTGGGATGTCTGGACGGAAGGTATCCAGAGGAGACGTTCTCTTTTCGAACGCCGGAGGATTGAATATCTCTAAGGAGAGGGTTCTACATGTAGAGGGGATCCTGACCGTCCGACAGGACCGTTTCGCCGATCGCCTCCACGATGCCCGAGCCGAATCCTTCCGCTATTGCGACGACGAGAGCATTAGCTTCGCTGTTTGAGTTGATCAAACTCTGGACATCATACGCCGTAAAAACGATCGTTCCGTTTCCGTTTCCGTTTCCGTTGGTGGCTGGGCGCTTGCAACAGTTGGAACAGCAGGTGCCGTCAGCACCATTGGTAAATTGAGTCTGGCTTATAGTGCTGGACGAGTTGCTTATTCAGGTGGCCAGGATGGCAAACTGGACTTTGCTTTGGATGCCGTGTCCATGGGAGGTTATGGGTTAGCAGCTAAACTGGGAAAAGCGACATTCCGGGGTGCGAGCGCATTACAAACAGTTGCCCGAGAACATCACGCTGATCCAACTACCTGCTTACAGTCCCAAACTCAACCCGATCGAGAACCGGTGGTACTGTTTGAGAAGTCGCATCACTGGAGCAATTGTTCGTATGCCGATTACGAGGAGTTGGAAGAAGCCTCCGTCGTTGCGTGGCAACATAGCGTCCTGGATCCAGAACTCATGAAAACCGTCTGCGCGGCCCCCTGGCTGCAACGCGTTATTTCAAGTTAGGATTGGTAGTTAGTTCAAAGCATCGTTGATTGTTCATTGATAGTTCATGATTTCGAGCAGTCTATTTAATAAACAGATCATCCAGACTGAAATCGGTGAAGACAATTTTCAGGCAATCCTCTGTTTCGTAAAGACAGCCGATGCGACCGTTGGCAAGTTGGCAGAGGACGTTGTAACCGAGGTACTCCGGTTCGATCTCGCGGGCGGTTAACCAGTGTTCTCCGCCATCGCGGCTGTAGAAGACGGTTCCATGCAATCGCCAACGTCGGGAATTGGGGCCGCAGTGCAGCAGAAGGTCTTCACCATCGTGCTGATACCGGATCAAGCTTGCCATACAATGCGGCGTGACGAATTCAGTCAGGAAAGTATGGGTGGACCAGGTCTCGCCTCCGTCGGTACTCCGGGATAGTTTTCGGTAAATACCGCCATCCTGATCACGAGAGGAAAGAAGTAGTTCGCCCGTTGCCAGTTCGACCACCTGAGCTTCATTCCCCTGGCCTTGCTCAGTGGGTTCGGCAATAGGCTCGGACAGATGCCAGGTCTCTCCATCATCATCGCTATAGGAAGCGGAGTTTCTCGTGTAACGGTCAGCATCGCCGACGGGAAAAACCTCATAGTTGGGAAACAGGATTCGTCCGGCATGTTCGCCCGTGGTCAATTGAATGCCAACACCAGGGCTCCCCAAACTGATGGCTCCTTCTCGCCGGAAAGCGCGAGTCACGTCTCGCGGTTCGGACCAACTCTGGCCTTCATCATCGGAATGCATCAGGAAGAGACGCACATTTTTCGGGCCATCGTAACCGGCGAGCGCACGGACCGTGTGATCTGTTTTACGGGCGTGTACCCCATGAGGAAAGTGAATGTAACGCAGCAGGATACGTCCTGAATCAAGGACGATCATGCAGGGGTCGTTGAGTGAGTCGCTCCCCGCTTCTGCGATTAGTTCGATGGACGACCATGTTTTTCCATTGTCCGTGCTGCGTCGCATGACAAGATCGTTCTCACTGTGATCGTGCAATCCGAGTCGACGTTCCGCAACGGCGAGCAGTGCGCCGGAATTCGTTTTTACCAGTGAGGGGATCCGGTAACCATACTCTTCGCCATTGAGGGTTTCGTACTCAAACAATACCTGAGGTTCTTTAGCATGACTGGAAGGCTCTTCTGCTGCAAGTTGAGTGACCATGCTCGTCGAAGCGATCAGCAGAAGTGGCATTCCCAAGAGAAGAGTCAGTCGCAGGCGAGAAGGCATAAGGCTGTTCCGAAGTGAAAATAGAGTGTGATGAAGCAGTGTGAGTCGAAGGGATAGTTCCATCTTGATGGAAGAGAGAACTGGAAACAACCGGTGAACTGGCTCATCCTACTTGTTTCGGCAGTAGACAAGGGCTCTCAAGTGACATTCTTTAAACCTGCTTTAACGGCCAGGTAGTAGAGATGGTTCTTTCCATGACCCCAGTACAAGCGGGAGCGGTCCCACCAGTTCAAATCATATTCTGGCGCATATTGCCATTTTAAATTCCATGTTTCACGGAACTGGGGCAGCATGCCGTACACCGATTTGGCGTCGGCATGAACAGTGCCGCAGGCGAGAAGTCGCGGGAGATAATACACCTTCTGCGCGGCGGGAAAGAGACGTAGCCATAAGTCGTAATCGAGCGCCCAATGCAAGTCTTCTTTCAAACCACTTACCTGCAGGAAAAGTTCCCGTCGAAAAAAGACGGCCGGTTGTAGTACGAAGCTGACGGGGTGCAGCAAGATGGTTTTCATCGAATTGAGGGGCTGGCTCGGAAAGGCAACGGTTCGATTCCCGTCGGCGTCAACAAATTCGCCGTCGCCGTAAACGATGTCGAGTTCCGGATCGGTCTGGAAGAGTTCGACGACCTGGCTCAATACGTTGTCC is part of the Polystyrenella longa genome and harbors:
- the dnaX gene encoding DNA polymerase III subunit gamma/tau, giving the protein MTETTGNYTVLARRFRPQAFDEVIGQEHVAQALKNAIKAGRVAHAYLFTGARGVGKTSTARILAKTLNCPNSHEGNPCNKCEICLGISEGRDVDILEIDGASNRGIDDIRMLRANVNVKSMRTKYKIYIIDEVHMLTKEAFNALLKTLEEPPPGVKFIFCTTEPQKLPDTILSRCQRFDFSTIETDNISHRLKQIAKAEGFEVSDDAVSLVARRAAGSMRDSQSLFDQLLAFGGEHITAADVHRLLGTADDERLTTLADALIKRERREVLELLDSALSAGVQLSEFVDQLLNYMRDLMVLASHADAVSLLSVSSSYRSLLQKQAQQWGLRTVVAGLEILAETKSRMFRASHARSLVELALVRMTMLQDLQQMETIINLLQGGKVAPVTLGTGGASPSTEKKNDTADVVPANIAPPDTVPVEEALVEVLPTEEALAEAVSAEAVPNVVEAPPISEEEVRQESVSVPETPPVVEDQVPEIVQLEEQQLTAVQNVEEGPELSVVSQEEATETAVTREIETSAPFVADNLEPSQSSEPAPAAEPETVLEVTPGSEPDIFSQLVSAPEVKGLPQLKSLSGLAISGPNRLDLIYPAKYDFLRQSLSRQDSVVLIQETLSRITGQDIRIDFQPSQDTETSGDETAISKAPRPKAPALRPVAVDLSNIEDEFVKAAVQIFGSTSINVQKMLSDS
- a CDS encoding YbaB/EbfC family nucleoid-associated protein, whose product is MFKGLGNMAGMVKQVQEMQGRMKEMQENLSKMRVTATAGGDLVKAEVTGEMKLTLIEIDPSLIESGDKEMIEDLVVAATNLAVEKMKATHQEEMSKVTGGMDMPGMGDALSQFGLK
- the recR gene encoding recombination mediator RecR; protein product: MAKNVHQIAHPYGPAVSRLIEQFASLPGIGRKSAERLAYHMISCSKREALELANAIQQVKEQISPCQQCFNLTDRDICEICRDTRRMQDLVCVVEQPKDVLALEGATIFNGTYHVLQGRISPLEGIGPENLTINALVKRVRQQGIKEIVMATNPTVEGDGTALFISNLLEPENVKVTRLARGIASGSVLEFANKEMLADALRGRRDFSF
- the rpoN gene encoding RNA polymerase factor sigma-54, whose translation is MHLSHSQQMKMDQQMKLAPRMIQSMEILQLPLMALQERIEQELEENVVLEQLQDDPENRSETEVEVEREKAQDSEHDTELLSERELLVDNDHNNEADFERLMEMSQEWSEDNSPSGSRVSSNRMDDISDRQHDAIANLTEQADTLQEYLLEQFSFFECDDELREFGEYLIQNLDKNGRLQSSLAEISQVYGRIIDIERAEEALQLIQKLDPPGVGARNVKECLLLQLTDETPFRDVLVTLITEHFEDMGKNRLPVITRKTGYSIELIKAAEEELRKLNPFPGRGYEEVSVQRVTADLKVEQDDDGKWTVELIDEYIPELRISPRYIRMMQNNPDAETKAFIKKKVESATWLIESIEQRYGTIKAVAQAIIDHQSDFLENGPQSIVPLKMQQIADVVGRHVTTVSRAVDDKWIQTPRGLYPLKRFFGGGTTTADGEEVAWENIRRKLKEVIDGEDKQSPLSDDALVDALAKEGLTLARRTVTKYRKKMGIPSSRERREY
- a CDS encoding sialidase family protein, coding for MPSRLRLTLLLGMPLLLIASTSMVTQLAAEEPSSHAKEPQVLFEYETLNGEEYGYRIPSLVKTNSGALLAVAERRLGLHDHSENDLVMRRSTDNGKTWSSIELIAEAGSDSLNDPCMIVLDSGRILLRYIHFPHGVHARKTDHTVRALAGYDGPKNVRLFLMHSDDEGQSWSEPRDVTRAFRREGAISLGSPGVGIQLTTGEHAGRILFPNYEVFPVGDADRYTRNSASYSDDDGETWHLSEPIAEPTEQGQGNEAQVVELATGELLLSSRDQDGGIYRKLSRSTDGGETWSTHTFLTEFVTPHCMASLIRYQHDGEDLLLHCGPNSRRWRLHGTVFYSRDGGEHWLTAREIEPEYLGYNVLCQLANGRIGCLYETEDCLKIVFTDFSLDDLFIK
- a CDS encoding glycosyltransferase family 2 protein; this translates as MCSVSFVIPSLNQEQYLRRCLDSCFAQQLDDFEIIVRDGESTDGSVAVLQEYGDSISWVSKKDGGQAAAINSGIAAAQGDIVAWINSDDYYATDNVLSQVVELFQTDPELDIVYGDGEFVDADGNRTVAFPSQPLNSMKTILLHPVSFVLQPAVFFRRELFLQVSGLKEDLHWALDYDLWLRLFPAAQKVYYLPRLLACGTVHADAKSVYGMLPQFRETWNLKWQYAPEYDLNWWDRSRLYWGHGKNHLYYLAVKAGLKNVT